A single genomic interval of Persephonella atlantica harbors:
- a CDS encoding type II toxin-antitoxin system VapC family toxin — protein sequence MANKFIVDTDVCIDFLKGQEFAVSLIKDLLFSGNASLSILTYYELLKGVYSKKQEKAVKDFVEGFEIINIDNDIVEIGAKFYRDYRKKGITLSTIDCLIMATAKKYKLKIITRNVKHYPEKDLLSEFSKNILKIAE from the coding sequence TTGGCAAATAAATTTATTGTTGATACTGATGTTTGTATAGATTTTTTAAAGGGACAGGAATTTGCAGTATCTCTTATAAAAGATTTACTTTTCAGTGGTAATGCTTCTTTAAGTATATTAACCTATTATGAGCTTTTAAAAGGTGTTTACTCAAAAAAACAGGAAAAGGCAGTCAAAGATTTTGTGGAAGGATTTGAAATAATAAATATAGATAATGATATAGTGGAAATAGGGGCAAAATTCTATAGAGATTATAGAAAAAAAGGCATAACTTTATCTACCATTGATTGTCTAATTATGGCAACAGCAAAAAAGTACAAGTTAAAAATAATTACACGGAATGTAAAACATTATCCAGAAAAAGATTTACTATCTGAATTTTCTAAAAATATTTTAAAAATTGCAGAATAA
- a CDS encoding type II toxin-antitoxin system CcdA family antitoxin, whose amino-acid sequence MATIKKTISLPEELYKEAESISNNFSEIVKEALSDYLKKKKIEKALSTAGVMKDFEENSIEYVNRMRKEDLSIEGKRIGK is encoded by the coding sequence ATGGCAACCATAAAGAAAACAATATCATTGCCTGAAGAATTATACAAAGAAGCAGAGAGTATATCTAATAACTTCAGCGAAATAGTTAAAGAAGCTTTGTCTGATTATTTAAAGAAAAAGAAAATAGAGAAAGCTTTATCAACTGCAGGAGTCATGAAAGACTTTGAAGAAAACAGCATTGAATATGTTAATAGAATGAGGAAAGAAGATTTATCTATAGAGGGAAAAAGGATTGGCAAATAA
- the cas3 gene encoding CRISPR-associated helicase Cas3' produces MRYSNLLSHPDKLLETHVSQVYQIAVKLFEKEKINDRVLKDLLSIIVFSHDIGKSTYFFQEYIRGNRQLKNKPETKHSLLGAVIGFYIMDRYLKSKNLQNPFLLSLAFILPKRHHSDLRDFVEDLILSDEEIKILQKQIESINKEKFKLFFESLKIKNKEILDFNFEDINLYEIQKNLRKTKRSIRKIQREKSLYYYITTVLLFSYLLDGDKSDVILDKNAEILFKEVSFPPNLVQNFIKNQNFEKSEINLLRSKALDEVLGRQIDLNSKIYSLTLPTGMGKTLISFAFALKLSEKLKQEKKVNPKIIYSLPFLSIIEQNFSVFEKVLKENGINPDSKIILKHHYLSDFRYKYEENEFDYDSSRVLVEGWNSQIITTTFIQLFHTLIGYKNKSLRKFHRFTNSIVILDEIQSIPFKYWLVIKEIISHMADKYNFYLIFSTATQPLIFEEKETIPLTQHKKYFEKFNRYRIKFDKKEKTLDDFLKEINLKQEKSYLFIANTVNQAKEIYEFFKDKKPVFLSTHIVPIHRLERIQHLKEKKSKLSVTTQLVEAGVDIDFDVVYRDFAPLDSIIQSAGRCNREGERKQGEVFVVKLLDKNNRLYSSYVYDSTLLQATEDIFIKNEYEENEVLELINQYFKALLERKSMAESYKLLEYLYSLKFSGEREPGQILSIADFKLIEEEANKTDVFIQIDKEAIEVWEEFKKIMQIKDIFDRKKAFDNMKSQFYSYIISVPIKDNTPPVENGFYYVPIENLEDYYDLETGFKVKSEFFMF; encoded by the coding sequence ATGAGATACTCAAACCTTCTTTCACATCCAGATAAGCTTTTGGAAACACACGTATCACAAGTTTACCAGATTGCTGTAAAGCTCTTTGAAAAAGAGAAGATTAATGACAGAGTTTTAAAAGATTTGCTGTCAATAATAGTTTTTTCCCACGATATAGGAAAATCCACCTACTTTTTTCAGGAATACATAAGAGGAAACAGACAGCTAAAAAACAAACCAGAAACAAAACATTCTCTCCTTGGAGCAGTCATTGGTTTTTATATTATGGATAGATACCTGAAAAGCAAAAATTTGCAGAACCCTTTTTTATTATCCCTTGCGTTTATACTACCCAAAAGACATCATTCAGACTTAAGGGATTTTGTTGAAGATTTGATACTTTCTGATGAAGAAATCAAAATTTTACAAAAACAGATAGAAAGTATAAACAAAGAGAAATTTAAACTTTTTTTTGAAAGTTTAAAGATAAAAAACAAAGAAATTTTAGATTTTAACTTTGAAGATATAAACCTTTATGAAATCCAGAAAAATTTAAGAAAAACAAAGAGAAGTATAAGAAAAATCCAGCGAGAAAAGAGTTTATATTACTACATAACTACAGTTTTACTGTTTTCCTATCTACTTGATGGAGACAAATCGGATGTTATTCTGGATAAAAATGCAGAAATTTTATTTAAAGAAGTAAGTTTCCCACCAAACCTTGTTCAGAATTTCATAAAAAATCAAAATTTTGAGAAAAGTGAGATAAATCTTCTCAGAAGCAAGGCTTTAGACGAAGTTTTAGGAAGACAGATTGACCTTAACAGCAAAATATACTCACTGACACTGCCAACAGGGATGGGAAAAACCCTTATATCTTTTGCTTTTGCACTAAAATTGTCAGAAAAATTAAAACAGGAAAAGAAAGTTAATCCAAAAATTATTTATTCCCTGCCGTTTTTGTCTATAATTGAGCAGAATTTTTCAGTTTTTGAAAAAGTTTTAAAAGAAAATGGTATCAACCCTGACAGCAAAATAATCTTGAAACATCATTATTTATCAGATTTTAGATATAAATATGAAGAAAACGAGTTTGATTACGACAGTTCAAGGGTTCTTGTTGAAGGATGGAACAGTCAGATTATAACAACCACATTTATACAACTTTTTCACACCCTTATTGGCTACAAAAACAAATCCCTGAGGAAGTTTCACAGATTTACAAACAGTATAGTCATTTTAGATGAAATCCAGTCAATACCTTTTAAATACTGGCTTGTTATAAAAGAAATTATCTCACACATGGCAGATAAGTATAACTTTTATCTGATATTCTCAACAGCAACCCAGCCACTTATTTTTGAAGAAAAAGAAACTATTCCACTCACACAGCATAAAAAATATTTTGAAAAATTTAACAGATACAGGATAAAGTTTGACAAAAAAGAAAAAACTTTAGATGATTTTTTAAAGGAAATTAATCTAAAACAAGAAAAAAGCTACCTTTTCATAGCAAACACAGTAAATCAGGCAAAAGAAATTTATGAATTTTTCAAAGACAAAAAGCCTGTTTTCCTGTCAACCCATATCGTTCCAATCCACAGATTAGAAAGAATCCAGCACCTAAAAGAAAAAAAGAGTAAACTATCAGTAACAACACAGCTTGTGGAAGCAGGAGTAGATATTGATTTTGACGTTGTTTACAGAGATTTTGCACCATTAGACAGTATTATACAGAGTGCAGGCAGATGTAATAGGGAAGGCGAGAGAAAACAGGGAGAAGTTTTTGTTGTAAAGCTGTTAGATAAGAACAACAGACTTTACAGCTCTTATGTTTACGATTCAACACTTTTACAGGCAACAGAGGATATTTTTATAAAAAATGAGTACGAAGAAAATGAAGTTTTAGAGCTTATAAATCAGTATTTTAAAGCACTGTTAGAGAGAAAATCTATGGCAGAAAGCTATAAACTCCTTGAATATTTGTACTCTTTAAAATTTTCTGGAGAAAGAGAACCAGGACAGATTTTATCTATAGCTGACTTTAAACTAATAGAAGAAGAAGCTAATAAAACTGATGTTTTTATCCAGATAGATAAAGAAGCGATTGAAGTGTGGGAAGAGTTTAAGAAAATTATGCAGATAAAAGATATATTTGATAGAAAAAAGGCTTTTGACAACATGAAATCTCAGTTTTACAGCTATATAATCTCTGTTCCTATTAAAGACAATACTCCACCTGTAGAAAACGGCTTTTATTACGTTCCAATTGAGAATTTAGAAGATTATTATGATTTGGAAACAGGGTTTAAAGTAAAAAGTGAGTTTTTTATGTTTTAA